In the Kribbella sp. NBC_00482 genome, one interval contains:
- a CDS encoding siderophore-interacting protein yields the protein MSGTTIRGEIRRLTRSGDSRVMCPVRVETVEPLTPRFSRVTVQGDGLAAYRTICPADAFKLVIPPDGIGSVRMPKVSPTGAPVWPEDRPTPLTRGFTVRTFDPDTRRLTFDVALHGAGLAITWLTSTRPGDTVVLLGMRREFHAGDVDHHLLIGDSSSLPAIASIVESLDVPSTVFLQAETPAERSLVKGDVQWIHSPPVTGPGSALEQAVRSFRRPAGRLQAWCAAEAGVVRSIRPYLVDELGVSRDDLHTVAYWIAGESAERSDVVRMQAFAKATEEGLDATDPAVLQALEFS from the coding sequence GTGAGCGGTACGACGATACGCGGTGAGATCAGGCGTCTGACGCGATCCGGCGACTCCCGGGTGATGTGCCCGGTCCGGGTCGAAACCGTCGAACCACTGACGCCACGCTTCAGCCGGGTGACCGTGCAGGGCGACGGCCTCGCCGCGTACCGCACGATCTGCCCGGCCGACGCGTTCAAGCTGGTGATCCCGCCGGACGGCATCGGCAGCGTCCGGATGCCGAAGGTGAGTCCGACCGGGGCGCCGGTCTGGCCGGAGGACCGTCCGACGCCGCTGACCCGGGGATTCACGGTGCGGACGTTCGACCCGGACACCCGCCGGCTCACGTTCGACGTCGCGCTCCACGGCGCCGGTCTGGCGATCACCTGGCTGACGAGCACCCGCCCGGGCGACACCGTCGTACTGCTCGGGATGCGTCGGGAGTTCCACGCCGGGGACGTCGACCATCACCTGCTGATCGGCGATTCCAGCTCGTTACCCGCGATCGCGAGCATCGTCGAGAGTCTCGACGTACCGTCAACCGTTTTCCTGCAGGCGGAGACGCCGGCCGAGCGGTCGCTGGTGAAGGGCGACGTGCAGTGGATCCACTCGCCGCCCGTCACCGGTCCGGGTAGTGCGCTGGAGCAGGCAGTCCGGTCGTTCCGGCGACCGGCCGGGCGCCTGCAGGCGTGGTGCGCGGCGGAGGCGGGAGTCGTCCGCTCGATCCGCCCGTACCTTGTCGACGAGCTCGGTGTGAGTCGTGACGACCTGCATACGGTCGCGTACTGGATCGCCGGCGAGTCGGCGGAGCGCAGCGACGTGGTCCGGATGCAGGCGTTCGCCAAAGCGACTGAAGAAGGGCTCGACGCCACCGACCCCGCGGTGCTGCAGGCGCTGGAGTTCTCATAA
- a CDS encoding SDR family NAD(P)-dependent oxidoreductase, which yields MTEQRIALVTGANQGIGYALVEELAQRMNPEDLVLLTGRNPERVAAAAARVEGRARVEGRVLDVTDGDAVRRLAAELGAVDIVVSNAVGPLQPGVTAVEQVDEFADVANLGAQFMLRAFGPILRPGGRLIVVASSLGTLEQLPEHLWGRFEEVSLEDVEKVVEEWRTAVHDGTAQAQGWPEWINLPSKVAQVAAVRAVAAERRERDLAESTLVASVCPGLVDTRASRPWFEDFSQAKSPADAVVPIADLILADAVDPDLYGELIRDGQVVAWKPSTPR from the coding sequence ATGACAGAACAACGCATCGCTTTGGTCACCGGCGCCAATCAAGGCATCGGATATGCACTGGTGGAAGAACTGGCACAGCGGATGAACCCGGAGGACTTGGTTCTGCTCACCGGCAGGAACCCGGAGCGGGTCGCCGCCGCGGCAGCCCGAGTGGAAGGAAGGGCGCGGGTCGAAGGGCGCGTGCTGGACGTGACGGACGGGGACGCCGTACGGCGGTTGGCAGCCGAGCTGGGCGCTGTGGACATCGTGGTGTCCAACGCGGTCGGGCCGTTGCAGCCTGGGGTGACAGCCGTGGAGCAGGTGGACGAGTTCGCCGATGTGGCGAACCTCGGGGCCCAGTTTATGCTGCGGGCGTTCGGGCCGATCCTGCGGCCCGGCGGACGGTTGATCGTGGTGGCCAGTTCGCTGGGGACGCTGGAGCAACTGCCTGAGCACCTGTGGGGACGGTTCGAGGAGGTCTCGCTGGAGGACGTGGAGAAGGTGGTGGAGGAGTGGCGTACGGCGGTCCACGACGGTACGGCGCAGGCGCAGGGCTGGCCGGAGTGGATCAACCTCCCGTCGAAGGTGGCGCAGGTCGCCGCGGTGCGCGCGGTCGCGGCCGAACGACGGGAGCGGGACCTCGCCGAGAGCACCCTGGTGGCCTCGGTCTGCCCGGGGCTCGTCGACACCCGCGCGTCCCGCCCGTGGTTCGAGGACTTCAGTCAGGCGAAGTCGCCGGCCGATGCCGTCGTACCGATCGCCGACCTGATCCTGGCCGACGCCGTCGATCCGGACCTCTACGGCGAGCTGATCCGCGACGGCCAGGTGGTCGCCTGGAAGCCGTCCACCCCTCGGTAA
- a CDS encoding hemolysin family protein produces the protein MLILAGLGLILVLTVATGYFVSQEFAYVAVDRSRLRTLAADGNAAAARALKVTARLSFVLSGAQVGITITALLAGYFAEPYLGEGLERLLGAADVPDAVSRSVSVILALLLATIIQMVLGELAPKNLAIAKAEAIALRLARSTLLYLTVAGPLIHLFDSASNRILRRVGIEPVEELPQGATARELDRIIETSYEQGLLDQDTMRLLDRGLDFRGRTAGEAMVPRVDVITVHREEPLTRIVELQDTGHSRFPVIGASVDEVIGVVAIGEVVELEPADRATIAVGSLASQPVAVPTTLPLPAVLDRLRVARRQLAIVVDEYGGFAGIVSLEDIAEELVGEIRDEDDLPETGLVQGGDGSWVVPARRRVDEVAEVTGVRLPESDDYETVSGLVMARLGRIPDVGDSLVIELPHRIDHDGRPVPPEYVRLTVQTIERRVPGIVVMERTA, from the coding sequence ATGCTGATCCTGGCCGGCCTGGGCCTCATCCTGGTGCTGACCGTTGCCACCGGCTACTTCGTCTCCCAGGAATTCGCGTACGTCGCTGTCGACCGGAGCCGCCTGCGGACGCTGGCCGCGGACGGCAACGCCGCCGCCGCGCGAGCGCTGAAGGTCACTGCGCGGCTGTCGTTCGTCCTGTCCGGCGCACAGGTCGGCATCACCATCACCGCGCTGCTCGCCGGGTACTTCGCCGAGCCGTATCTCGGTGAGGGGCTGGAGCGCCTGCTCGGCGCGGCCGACGTACCGGACGCGGTGAGCAGGTCGGTCTCCGTGATCCTCGCGTTGCTGCTGGCAACGATCATCCAGATGGTGCTCGGCGAGCTGGCGCCGAAGAACCTGGCGATCGCGAAGGCCGAGGCGATCGCGCTCCGGCTGGCCCGCTCGACCCTGCTGTACCTGACCGTCGCCGGTCCGCTGATCCACCTGTTCGACTCGGCGTCGAACCGGATCCTCCGCCGCGTCGGCATCGAGCCGGTCGAGGAACTGCCGCAGGGCGCGACCGCGCGGGAGCTCGACCGGATCATCGAGACGTCGTACGAGCAGGGCCTGCTGGACCAGGACACGATGCGGCTGCTCGATCGCGGCCTCGACTTCCGCGGCCGGACCGCGGGCGAGGCGATGGTCCCGCGGGTCGACGTGATCACCGTGCACCGCGAGGAGCCGCTGACCCGGATCGTCGAGCTGCAGGACACCGGGCACAGCAGGTTCCCGGTGATCGGGGCCTCGGTCGACGAGGTGATCGGTGTGGTCGCGATCGGTGAGGTGGTCGAGCTCGAGCCGGCCGACCGCGCGACGATCGCCGTCGGTTCGCTGGCGTCGCAGCCGGTCGCCGTACCGACGACCCTCCCGCTGCCCGCGGTCCTCGACCGGCTCCGGGTCGCGCGCCGGCAGCTCGCGATCGTCGTCGACGAGTACGGCGGGTTCGCGGGCATCGTGTCGCTGGAGGACATCGCCGAGGAACTGGTCGGCGAGATCCGCGACGAGGACGATCTGCCGGAGACCGGGCTCGTACAGGGCGGTGACGGGTCGTGGGTGGTGCCTGCTCGGCGGCGGGTCGACGAGGTCGCTGAGGTGACCGGCGTACGGCTTCCGGAGAGCGACGACTACGAGACGGTGTCCGGGCTGGTGATGGCGCGGCTCGGCCGGATCCCGGACGTCGGTGACTCACTCGTCATCGAGCTGCCGCACCGGATCGACCACGACGGACGGCCGGTTCCGCCCGAGTACGTGCGGCTCACGGTGCAGACCATCGAGCGCCGGGTGCCGGGCATCGTCGTGATGGAGCGAACGGCATGA